In the uncultured Methanolobus sp. genome, one interval contains:
- a CDS encoding PAS domain-containing sensor histidine kinase: MNGDSNNTENVILSITDVFGTLLNEPSIEKSLKLLTDRVTSFFEESELISVKIGLLGKECQYSGCASHDMTLVNEITIDGKNEGFIELNLKGLQPDVEENRSRIEEYKRQLDMFTKIVTLAFEKRVEITELKTLEREMKDCYNKLDDYIFVIEPEGKIVDFNTNFVKCTGYSPDELHRMNISELMVQCAVDSAAPPMIKEVIENGRTTFEFEHLCKNGEKIPMSITCKPIKKRDSNLFLCVGKDISETRNAEQELRESEKKYATIVEKGNDGILIIQDGIVKFANSRISELTGFEHDEIINQTYMKFSPANDRQGAAEWLKLCSSKAADNKIFDISIATRENVDIPVEINGSIIDYDSNKAELLIIRDISERKRTEELLKIERDKLYNYLDVAGSIIGIVNTNLEVIFVNNRGAEILGYEKSEIIGKNWFDNFLPDSVRELTRSNFIKVINNELDPPEYFENFVMTKKGEERLIFWHDVPVEDETGKRIGVISSGEDITENRRMEAMMVESEKNLKTMFNNVDDLIYICIPRGNFIDVNKSMVSSTGYTKEQMLEMSPLDIVKPEMKLLMESYTERIIREKSVIFEICFVLKDGTFLPLELNSRLIEYKGEQAILSVARNITERKKAEERLKRYANELKQSNELKDLFTDIIRHDLLTPASVVKGYTEELLDTVNSEHARKLAQKVKDNNDRLIEMLETATTLAKLQKEEDIDFEIIDVMPVFKMVVDSFREQIETNQQTINISGKNSCPAVANPIIEDVFANLLSNAIKYSPKNSAIDVVVNDQDNMCKITVSDRGTGIPDSDKTLLFNRFQRADKKGIKGTGLGLAIVKRIIELHGGEYGVKDNPEGNGSVFWITLKKSL; encoded by the coding sequence ATGAATGGAGATTCAAATAATACTGAAAACGTCATCTTAAGCATTACGGATGTCTTTGGCACATTGCTGAACGAACCATCCATAGAAAAGTCCCTGAAGCTACTTACGGACAGAGTTACATCTTTTTTTGAAGAATCAGAATTAATTTCTGTGAAAATAGGACTGCTTGGAAAAGAATGCCAATATTCGGGTTGTGCCAGTCATGACATGACTCTTGTTAATGAGATTACCATTGACGGAAAGAACGAAGGTTTTATAGAGCTCAACCTTAAGGGGCTTCAGCCTGATGTGGAAGAGAACAGGAGCAGGATTGAAGAATATAAAAGACAACTCGATATGTTCACAAAGATAGTAACACTTGCTTTTGAGAAAAGAGTAGAAATCACGGAACTGAAGACTCTTGAAAGAGAAATGAAAGACTGTTATAACAAACTTGATGATTATATTTTTGTGATTGAACCCGAAGGTAAAATTGTTGATTTCAATACTAACTTCGTTAAATGTACCGGTTATTCGCCGGATGAACTTCACCGGATGAACATATCAGAGCTTATGGTCCAATGTGCTGTGGATTCTGCAGCTCCGCCCATGATAAAAGAAGTTATTGAAAACGGAAGGACCACATTTGAATTCGAGCACCTTTGCAAGAATGGGGAAAAAATTCCCATGAGCATAACATGCAAACCAATAAAAAAAAGGGACAGCAATCTATTCCTCTGTGTGGGTAAGGACATATCTGAAACAAGGAATGCAGAACAGGAACTCCGTGAATCGGAAAAGAAATACGCAACTATCGTGGAAAAAGGAAATGATGGGATTCTTATTATACAGGATGGAATTGTAAAATTTGCAAATTCTAGGATATCCGAGCTCACAGGTTTTGAGCATGACGAAATAATTAATCAGACATATATGAAGTTCAGTCCTGCAAACGACAGGCAGGGGGCCGCAGAATGGCTCAAACTGTGCAGTAGCAAAGCAGCCGATAACAAAATATTCGATATCAGCATAGCAACCAGAGAAAACGTGGATATTCCTGTTGAGATCAATGGCTCAATTATTGATTATGACAGCAATAAAGCAGAACTTCTTATAATAAGGGATATCAGTGAAAGAAAACGTACTGAAGAACTCCTTAAAATAGAAAGGGATAAACTTTACAACTATCTTGATGTAGCGGGTTCCATCATAGGGATTGTGAACACTAATCTGGAAGTAATTTTTGTTAATAACAGAGGAGCTGAGATTCTTGGTTATGAAAAAAGTGAAATTATCGGTAAAAACTGGTTTGACAATTTCCTTCCTGATAGTGTCAGGGAGCTGACAAGAAGTAATTTTATCAAGGTCATTAACAATGAGTTAGATCCTCCTGAATATTTTGAGAATTTTGTTATGACAAAAAAAGGGGAAGAAAGACTAATCTTCTGGCATGATGTTCCTGTGGAAGATGAGACCGGTAAACGTATAGGGGTAATCAGCTCAGGAGAGGACATTACCGAAAACCGAAGAATGGAAGCAATGATGGTGGAGTCTGAAAAGAACCTTAAAACAATGTTCAACAATGTTGATGACCTTATCTACATTTGCATTCCACGCGGAAACTTCATAGATGTTAATAAATCCATGGTCTCCTCAACAGGTTATACAAAAGAACAGATGCTTGAAATGTCTCCGCTGGATATTGTAAAACCTGAAATGAAACTACTTATGGAAAGTTATACCGAACGCATAATCAGGGAAAAGAGTGTCATTTTTGAAATATGTTTCGTGCTTAAAGACGGAACCTTTCTGCCCCTGGAACTCAATTCCAGGCTGATTGAATATAAAGGTGAGCAGGCAATTCTTTCTGTTGCCAGGAACATTACTGAAAGGAAAAAGGCGGAGGAGAGACTTAAAAGATATGCAAATGAACTCAAACAGTCAAATGAGCTTAAAGATTTGTTTACGGATATCATACGCCATGACCTGCTGACCCCTGCAAGTGTTGTCAAAGGTTATACAGAAGAACTGCTGGATACAGTTAATAGTGAACACGCACGAAAACTGGCTCAGAAAGTGAAGGATAACAATGACAGGCTAATAGAGATGCTTGAAACCGCCACCACGCTTGCAAAGCTCCAGAAGGAAGAGGACATTGACTTTGAAATAATTGACGTGATGCCTGTGTTCAAAATGGTCGTTGATAGTTTCAGGGAACAGATTGAAACAAATCAACAGACTATTAATATATCCGGAAAAAATTCCTGTCCTGCGGTTGCAAATCCTATCATAGAAGATGTTTTTGCAAACCTGCTTTCAAATGCTATCAAATACAGCCCGAAAAACAGTGCTATTGATGTGGTTGTAAATGACCAGGACAATATGTGCAAAATCACTGTTTCAGACCGTGGAACAGGTATTCCTGATTCAGACAAAACATTGCTTTTTAATCGTTTCCAGCGTGCCGATAAAAAAGGAATA